One window of Microbacterium sp. Root61 genomic DNA carries:
- a CDS encoding flavin monoamine oxidase family protein produces MEHFDTIVIGAGVAGLTAARLLAKADRQVVVLEARDRVGGRVWTDRADGLVTDLGASWIHGINDSPVAAAAEAFGMPMVEFTVGGYQPDSRPIAYYGVDGTRLTDAAAQAFIDDIHTVDATLLDTVAASAPDASYRDVTEAALAAQGWHDERTQRVREYLEHRSEEQYGAWIEDLAAHGLDDDTVDGDEVVFPDGYDRLPAGLAEGLDVRLSHVASGVEWSAEGVVVVTDRGTFSAASAIVTVPVGVLQSDDFVIDPPLPQPVAGALSRLTMNAFEKVFLRFPTKFWDDEVYAIRQQGPEGRWWHSWYDLTPLHGTPTLLTFAAGPAAVETRDWDGEQLVESILDQLERLYGDRMQPPTHVTLTAWQDDPFARGSYAYMTVGSTTADHDDLATPIGGVLHIAGEATWTDDPATVTAALCSGHRAAANVLGRDIPLDQIWT; encoded by the coding sequence ATGGAGCATTTCGACACGATCGTCATCGGTGCGGGCGTCGCAGGCCTGACGGCGGCGCGACTCCTGGCGAAGGCGGACCGGCAAGTCGTGGTGCTCGAGGCCCGCGATCGCGTGGGCGGTCGGGTGTGGACGGACCGCGCGGACGGACTCGTCACCGACCTCGGGGCGTCCTGGATCCACGGCATCAACGACTCCCCTGTCGCCGCGGCCGCCGAGGCGTTCGGCATGCCGATGGTCGAGTTCACGGTCGGGGGCTACCAGCCCGACAGCCGCCCCATCGCCTACTACGGCGTGGATGGGACGCGATTGACCGATGCCGCGGCGCAGGCCTTCATCGATGACATCCACACCGTCGATGCCACACTTCTCGACACGGTCGCGGCGTCCGCTCCGGATGCTTCTTATCGCGACGTGACCGAGGCCGCGCTGGCCGCGCAGGGATGGCACGATGAGCGCACCCAGCGCGTGCGGGAGTATCTGGAGCACCGGTCGGAGGAGCAGTACGGCGCGTGGATCGAAGATCTCGCCGCGCACGGTCTCGACGACGACACGGTCGACGGCGACGAGGTGGTGTTCCCTGACGGGTACGACCGGCTTCCGGCCGGCCTTGCGGAAGGGCTGGATGTCCGCCTGTCGCACGTCGCGTCGGGGGTCGAGTGGTCGGCCGAAGGAGTCGTCGTCGTGACGGACCGCGGCACGTTCTCCGCCGCCTCCGCGATCGTCACGGTGCCGGTCGGCGTGCTGCAGTCCGACGACTTCGTCATCGATCCGCCCCTCCCCCAACCTGTCGCCGGCGCGCTCAGCCGGCTCACGATGAACGCCTTCGAGAAGGTCTTCCTGCGCTTCCCGACGAAGTTCTGGGACGACGAGGTGTACGCGATCCGCCAGCAGGGACCCGAGGGGCGGTGGTGGCACTCCTGGTACGACCTCACGCCGCTGCACGGCACCCCCACGCTGCTGACGTTCGCCGCCGGACCCGCCGCGGTGGAAACGCGCGACTGGGACGGCGAGCAGCTCGTCGAGTCGATCCTCGACCAGCTGGAGCGCCTCTACGGCGATCGGATGCAGCCGCCCACGCATGTCACGCTCACCGCCTGGCAGGACGATCCGTTCGCGCGCGGCTCGTACGCCTACATGACGGTGGGCTCGACGACGGCCGACCACGACGACCTCGCAACGCCGATCGGCGGTGTGCTGCACATCGCGGGCGAGGCGACCTGGACCGATGACCCGGCCACGGTGACCGCGGCGCTGTGCTCGGGGCATCGCGCGGCCGCGAACGTGCTGGGGCGCGACATCCCCCTCGACCAGATCTGGACCTGA